The genomic interval TTATGTTTTTCTTTGGTGCTTGTTCCGGGCTTGGCTGGCTGGCTTCCGGTGAAGCCTGCTGGCGTTTCAATATGATCCTTTCATTAATTACTTCATAAGTAACTTTATGCGGAGCCAGAATTTTGGCCAGAACCTCTGAAAGCGCTTCATCCTGAAATTTGAAAGTATATTTCTGGTTGCTGAAAATCTGGGGATTGTACATAAATTTTACTTTCGCCACATTTTCTATTTTATCCAGTGCCTTATCAATTTCGGAATTGGATAAACGCAGGGTTACTTTTTGTTCTAAAACTCTCTGGCCGCGCACGTCATGAGCATGCACCAAAACGGTGAAAGCGATGGAGAGTAAGGCTTGATACAGCGTAATGCGCATGATTTTCTGTAAAGCATGATAAAAGTGTACTTTTTTTGACATAATTTTGATTTTGTCGGTTAAAATTCGGCATAATGGTTCCCTTGCATCCTGGATCAGGATGGACGTATCGAGCGTAATAAAAGAGGGATCTGCGGGCCGGTGATGTAGCAGCATCATCGGCCTTTTTTAATGATTAATTCCGGAATAAGTTTTCGTCATAGGCGTCAGAAAATTGTAGTTAGGTTAAAGTTTAATTGGTATGTTTTTTAACAGGATTGGCAGGATTTACAAGATTAAAAGGATTGCCTGTCACAGGATTTTCGTTTAAGTTTTTTTTAGACAGCATTACAGGATTAACAGGATTGCCTGCCGCAGGATTTTTCCTCCTTTCTCCCGTTCCTCCCTTAACCTTTAACCATTCCGGCTGCCGGCTTTCCTCACTTTCTTCAACACCCCTTACTGCTGATAATAATACTGGCATCCATTTGTTCGTATTGGGCACCTATCGTTTTGCAGATCAGGTTTATTTTTTCAAAAAGAGGTTCATCGGATAAAGAAGCAGTCAGATAACAGTTTTTCATCAGTTCCGCATCAAATATGATCTTAACGCCATATGATTTTTCCAGCGTTTCAAAAACCTCATGAATAGGCGTTCCTTTAAATTCAAATGACTGGCTCTGAATTGGTAATTCAAGCACTTTTGGGTTGGCAATCAGGCTTCTTGTCAAACGGAGTTCTTTTGGTGTATAAGTAATTTGCTGGTTTGGCGTTAGTACCATTCCTCCCAGTTTGTCATCAGCCTGCTGACTTGCAACAGCTTCTTTAGTCATGGCAAATACGGATACCCTACCCGTTTTCACTACTACTTTTACTTCGTTTTTATTATCATATGCACTTACTTTAAAACTTGTTCCTAAAACTTTGGTAGCCAGTGTATTGGCATAAACATAAAAGGGTTTGTCGGGGTTTTTGGCAACTTCGAAAAAAGCTTCGCCTGAAAGGAATACTTCCCGTTTGTCCCCATTAAAACTCGTTGCGAACGTAATACGGCTTTTTGGCTGCAGCAATATTGTACTACCGTCGTGCAGTGAAATAAGCCTTGGTTTGTCTGTTGTGTTCTCTTCAATAATCAGCGGCTCTTTAATCTGGCTCAGGATATCCTGGTAAACACTTGCCGGTTTGTGGTTACTGTTTTGTCTGTTTATCCACCAGCCAATGCTTATTAACACCAGCACGGAAGCGGCTATCTGGTACCAGTGCGGGCGGAAATTGAATATCCTTCCTGCTTTTTTACCCGTAGTTTCACCAATTGTATGCGACAACCGGTAAATTTCGTGTGCTACCTCTTCATCAGAAATCTTATCAAATGCCTGGTCGGTGTAATACAGTAACTGCTGCGCCTTTTCAACCAGATCTGTTTTATCCGGATTCAGTTCAACCCATTCCATCCAAAAGCTGACCGCTTCCTGATCATTAAATAATGTCCAGCGGCGAAAAGATGGATTGGCAGCAAGTTCTTCCGGCAGCAGATTTCGGTACTCAGGCATAAGTTCAACAAATAATAGTATGGTATATTTGAAATAAGGATGCAGAAAAAGAATGTCAATACTCTTTTTTATAAAATTATTTTCAGGTTATTTTTAAAATGACCTGAAAATCCTGAAATAACGACAAAGTGGGAAAAACTTAAAACAGAAGCTGGTAACCAATCAGCAGTAAATAACTTATAGCGGGGATTTGCACTTTGAGTGTAGAAATTGCTTTAAAAAGAAGATTGGCCACCGACTGCCTGTTTACCTGCATTATATCGGCGATCTGTTCATTTTCCATTCCTTCAAAATATTTAAAGAAAATAGCTTCTTTTTGGCGCGGAGGTAATTCATTTATGGCATTCCTTACCTTAAACTGATTTTCGGAATATACTTCGTTCTGTTCGATTTCGGTTTCAATATTGCGGTAGTCGGAGATATGACTGACATCATCAATATCAAGAAATATGCGCGTATTACTGGTCTTCCTGAATTCCTGTAAAAGCTGATTTCTTAATGATCGGAGAAAGTAAATGGAAACGAATTGTATCTCAATTTTTTGGCGTTTTTCCCAGATGTGAATGAGAAGTTCCTGAATAGAGTCTTTAATAAATTCCCTGTCACTGGTGAAGTTCATGCCATAATTAAACAGCGTTCGGTATAATTTATCGGCCAAATGACAAAACGCAACGCTGTCTCCGGACTGGGATTGTTGCCAGAGGTCCAAAAGAAGATGGTTTTCTTCAACGATGCGCTGTCGCTTATTCAAGAAGTAACGTTGTTAGGCTGTAAAGTAATTGTGAAAATACAATATTTTGAAATTATAACGGTTTTTTAATCAAAAAATAAAAATAATATTTTGATTAAATAAAGAATAGCAAAATAAGGTATTTGAATTTTAAGAGTTGGGCTAAATACAATGATGCTGTCAGGTTGAGCGTCGCATTACGCCCAACCCGACAGCTATAACTATTATGTTTTTTGAGACAAGCTCCTGAAAAACATCCTATATATAGGCAATGCAGTCGATTTCAATGAGGGAATTTCCCGGAATACCTTTGACAGCAACAGTTGTACGAACAGGAGGCTTGGATCCAAAACGGCCTTTATAAGCTTCATTCATTGTTGCCCAATCTTCAATTTTATCAAGATAGACGTTTACCTTCAATACCTTTTCCATAGACGATCCTGCTTTTTTCAATTCTTCTTCAATTGAATCCAGAACAATTTTAGTGTGAGACGTAACATCTCCCGGTACATGCGCTCCTTTACCTGCTATAAATACGAGGTTATTAAATTTTGTATGATTCGCAAATAATGGTACTTCCTGTAACATTGTTACTTCACCGACTTCTTTTTCAGGTGTCGGATCGGCCTTTGCAGTTAGTTCGAAACCTGCTACACCAGCAACTGATGCAAGTATTTTTTTGAGAATAGATCTTCTTTCTGACTTCATAATGATTTACTTATAGTTGTTAAAAGGATTTTATTAGACTTTTTTCTTTCTGTTTTTCTTCGTTATTTTTTCATTCGCTGGCATCGTTATTTTCCAGATACTGCCGCCTGCTTTATTTCCGCCCTGCTTACCGCCATATTCAATAATATAAAGAATATTGTCAACAAGCAAAGCATCCGTTGGAGCCGTAAAACCTTCTATGATCCTGGTAGTTTTTACTTTATAATTATCGGTGGCTTTATCATACTGCAAATCAAGATGTAACAGGTCGCGGCCTTGTCTCCTCAGCAAACTGGGATTTTCTTTTCCGTTTCTTGGCCCGCCTGCGTAACGAATTACAAATCCATCTCCTTTGAAATCTTTCGACAGCGCCTTATTGTTATCGAAAAATAAACCGAGTGGCGAGGAGTGGGCATTAAAGGTCCCCACGGTAACGCCGGTTGTATCACCATCCATTACGAGGCCTGTTTTCTTGTCCCGGTATTCATTGGCATCAGGTCCGAGGTTCTGTACTGCTGGTGTAAAACGTATTTCGGCTGGTTTTTTAGGATAATCCGGATCATTGTGAAAATACTTCATCAGCCATGCAAAAGCGAATTTGCTCAGGAAAGGGTCTGTATCCGGATTGGGTTGAAAGTCAGGAAATTGCTGTGGGTTTTCTATTCCGCCCATAACCCAGGGAAAACCATAATGACGCCCCTGCCTGACCCAGAACATATCTTCGGGGTGATCGTAATCCCCTGAATTTGAAACAGCAAACAGATTTCCTTTCGGATCAAATGCCATGTCGTAAGCATTGCGTATTCCTTCCGCGTAGAGATAACCATCGGCTTTGAGCTTAATTTCATCGTCGGCGAGTAACAGATCTTTCGCATCAATGGGAAAGCGGAATATTTTGGCAGTCAATGCATTATCACGGGCATTCGGATATTCGCCTCCATTATCCTGCACTTCTCCGTGATCTGTTCGGGCTCCGGTATTTACAAAAATATATTTACCATCGGGACTGATTTCAAGTGCGTTCCAGCCGTGATCAAAGGTAGTTTTATTTGCACCGTACTCAACTGTATTGAAAACGATTGCCATTTCCGGGTTTTCATTTCCGGGTTTCATTTCGTAACGCACCATCCTTCCCTTATTTCCTTTGTTATTATTGACATTAATATTGCCTGCCAAAAAGAGTGTATTATTATGAAATGCTGCTCCCTGCAAACGCGTAATGCCATGATCTTCGGCCGATAAAACTTTTTCACTTACCGGCGTTCCATCCATGATTTTCACCCGGATCACATCTCCGAAAAATGTGGTGTAATAAATTTCACCGGTTACCGGGTGCCGGATAATGCG from Dyadobacter sp. NIV53 carries:
- a CDS encoding sorbosone dehydrogenase family protein, giving the protein MINLNPFTKKIVNLVIAFALPVFVFAQTSEQNTPKSLRPDITVEHFMKVEPEAVRIIRHPVTGEIYYTTFFGDVIRVKIMDGTPVSEKVLSAEDHGITRLQGAAFHNNTLFLAGNINVNNNKGNKGRMVRYEMKPGNENPEMAIVFNTVEYGANKTTFDHGWNALEISPDGKYIFVNTGARTDHGEVQDNGGEYPNARDNALTAKIFRFPIDAKDLLLADDEIKLKADGYLYAEGIRNAYDMAFDPKGNLFAVSNSGDYDHPEDMFWVRQGRHYGFPWVMGGIENPQQFPDFQPNPDTDPFLSKFAFAWLMKYFHNDPDYPKKPAEIRFTPAVQNLGPDANEYRDKKTGLVMDGDTTGVTVGTFNAHSSPLGLFFDNNKALSKDFKGDGFVIRYAGGPRNGKENPSLLRRQGRDLLHLDLQYDKATDNYKVKTTRIIEGFTAPTDALLVDNILYIIEYGGKQGGNKAGGSIWKITMPANEKITKKNRKKKV
- a CDS encoding FecR family protein; the protein is MPEYRNLLPEELAANPSFRRWTLFNDQEAVSFWMEWVELNPDKTDLVEKAQQLLYYTDQAFDKISDEEVAHEIYRLSHTIGETTGKKAGRIFNFRPHWYQIAASVLVLISIGWWINRQNSNHKPASVYQDILSQIKEPLIIEENTTDKPRLISLHDGSTILLQPKSRITFATSFNGDKREVFLSGEAFFEVAKNPDKPFYVYANTLATKVLGTSFKVSAYDNKNEVKVVVKTGRVSVFAMTKEAVASQQADDKLGGMVLTPNQQITYTPKELRLTRSLIANPKVLELPIQSQSFEFKGTPIHEVFETLEKSYGVKIIFDAELMKNCYLTASLSDEPLFEKINLICKTIGAQYEQMDASIIISSKGC
- a CDS encoding RidA family protein, whose amino-acid sequence is MKSERRSILKKILASVAGVAGFELTAKADPTPEKEVGEVTMLQEVPLFANHTKFNNLVFIAGKGAHVPGDVTSHTKIVLDSIEEELKKAGSSMEKVLKVNVYLDKIEDWATMNEAYKGRFGSKPPVRTTVAVKGIPGNSLIEIDCIAYI
- a CDS encoding RNA polymerase sigma factor, whose product is MNKRQRIVEENHLLLDLWQQSQSGDSVAFCHLADKLYRTLFNYGMNFTSDREFIKDSIQELLIHIWEKRQKIEIQFVSIYFLRSLRNQLLQEFRKTSNTRIFLDIDDVSHISDYRNIETEIEQNEVYSENQFKVRNAINELPPRQKEAIFFKYFEGMENEQIADIMQVNRQSVANLLFKAISTLKVQIPAISYLLLIGYQLLF